GGGCGCCCGCCGGGGTGAGCGCGCCGCACAACCCGGCGGGCGCCGCCGGCAGGGCGAGCTGCTTGCCGTGGCCGAGGTCACGCGCCTCCCCCGCCGAGAGCTGGACGGTGGGCCAGCCCCGGAGCGCCGCCTCGAGCGGCAGGACCCGGGCGGCGGCCGCCGCCGGGTCGGCCGCGTGGAGCCGCTCCAGCTCCGCCAGCGGGATCGCGTCGTCGAGGGTGAAGGGGCCCGCCGCGACGCGGCGCAGCGCGGCCAGGTGGGCCGGCACGCCGAGCGCCACCCCCAGGTCGGCGGCCAGGGTGCGCACGTAGGTCCCCTTCCCGCACCGGACGGCGAGGCGCGCCCGGCGCAGCCCGCCCTCGACCGGCCCGAGCGCGAGGAGGTCGAACGCGTCGACGCGCACCCGGCGCGGGGCGCGCTCCACCGCCTCCCCGGCCCGCGCCGCCTCGTGGAGCCGGCGCCCGCCCACGCGCACCGCGGAGTACATGGGCGGCACCTGGTCGATCTCGCCCAGGAAGCGCGGCAGGGCGGCGCGGATCGCGCCCTCGTCCAGCGCCGCCGGGTCGCCGCGCGCGACGACCTCGCCCTCCGCGTCCTCGGTGGAGGTGGCCGCGCCGAAGGCGACCAGCGCCTCGTACCCCTTGTCGCCGTCGGTGAGCCACTGCTGCAGCTTCACCGCCTCGCCCAGGCACACCGCCAGGACGCCGGTGGCGAGCGGGTCGAGCGTGCCGGTGTGCCCGGCCTTCTCGGCGCGGAGGAGCCGCCGCACCCGCGCCACCACGTCGAAGGAGGTGGGGCCGGCGGGCTT
The Anaeromyxobacter diazotrophicus genome window above contains:
- the truB gene encoding tRNA pseudouridine(55) synthase TruB; this translates as MPAPSGLLVVDKPAGPTSFDVVARVRRLLRAEKAGHTGTLDPLATGVLAVCLGEAVKLQQWLTDGDKGYEALVAFGAATSTEDAEGEVVARGDPAALDEGAIRAALPRFLGEIDQVPPMYSAVRVGGRRLHEAARAGEAVERAPRRVRVDAFDLLALGPVEGGLRRARLAVRCGKGTYVRTLAADLGVALGVPAHLAALRRVAAGPFTLDDAIPLAELERLHAADPAAAAARVLPLEAALRGWPTVQLSAGEARDLGHGKQLALPAAPAGLCGALTPAGALLAVCVGQGGVLRPVRVLAAIR